In the genome of Sorangium aterium, one region contains:
- a CDS encoding phytanoyl-CoA dioxygenase family protein — protein sequence MVFASLFGERLRAFVRDPRFGAVLDVAGPGYRIGERERDGLVINHYRHEEGSTYQRLGWHTDSLRDLFYLEKPRRYLNVGFYLDDSPLSKGGVRLIPSSHRQGLFEMMTRKAYFLDHRPDPDEYALEAAAGDLTIHDGRIWHRVAQATATGDASQRRVMYLPLMSGPLKEKHEGSPTPLYFRLKRLAGY from the coding sequence ATGGTGTTCGCGTCGCTCTTCGGCGAGCGCCTCCGCGCCTTCGTCCGCGACCCTCGCTTCGGCGCCGTCCTCGACGTGGCCGGGCCTGGCTACAGGATCGGCGAGCGGGAGCGCGACGGGCTCGTCATCAACCATTACCGCCACGAGGAGGGGTCGACGTACCAGCGGCTCGGCTGGCACACCGACAGCCTGCGCGACCTCTTCTATCTCGAGAAGCCGCGCCGGTACCTGAACGTCGGCTTCTATCTCGACGACTCGCCCCTCTCGAAGGGCGGCGTGCGGCTGATCCCGTCCTCTCACCGACAAGGCCTCTTCGAGATGATGACCCGCAAGGCCTATTTCCTCGACCACCGGCCCGACCCGGACGAGTACGCGCTCGAGGCCGCGGCGGGGGACCTCACGATCCACGACGGCCGCATCTGGCACCGCGTCGCGCAGGCCACGGCCACGGGCGACGCCAGCCAGCGGCGCGTGATGTACCTGCCGCTCATGAGCGGACCGCTCAAGGAGAAGCACGAGGGCAGCCCCACGCCGCTCTATTTCCGGCTGAAGCGGCTCGCGGGGTACTGA
- a CDS encoding mechanosensitive ion channel family protein, with protein MTLHLDLLLHNLVALCIAIVALLLLSELVVRLIHRGYAFVLRSPTLEHVTADERRSFRRRVRRRALVWVALVGAVLVGGAAFAVVRGIRALDVVKSALVGLAGDDPALAKMRWLTALGIAVGALFVDALARGLADAVGKAVARSDWLAKRREPVAEVTIRLRKALRVVVLGAAAVLLAEKLALAPGTQRAVLLASYTLGAFYMSRLATGIGYLLLDVIFDNSTRLARLESPLRYLGNLSHLLGITKRVVDYCVYITAATWVADALTPDTWLSQAGRVGLRIIAIVYASRVLVEICVLLINDLFLGKVAEENPQTLQQRKTLVPVAMGFVRYAIYFSALVLGLREASIDPTPLLAGAGVIGVAIGFGAQTFVGDIVAGFFILFENLLLVGDLVEIGGIQGRVEEIGVRITKIRDEIGVLHSIPNGEVRKVANHSRSYVNAVVDVHVPYEEDVQRVRELLARVAEKEVELQTGAPGQVEVGVEELNEGSIVLRISARVPPGKNKEVNDALRGRVVEELCKAQVSAPRPRRAVLIDSTLSVKNPPRREIEESAPVTPFSPTSDD; from the coding sequence ATGACTCTGCATCTCGACCTGCTCCTCCACAACCTCGTCGCGCTGTGCATCGCGATCGTGGCGCTCCTGCTCCTCTCGGAGCTCGTGGTCAGGCTGATCCATCGGGGCTACGCCTTCGTCTTGCGTTCGCCGACGCTGGAGCACGTCACGGCCGACGAGCGCAGGTCGTTCCGGCGTCGCGTCCGTCGCCGCGCGCTCGTCTGGGTCGCGCTCGTCGGGGCCGTGCTCGTGGGCGGCGCGGCGTTCGCCGTGGTCCGCGGGATTCGCGCCCTCGACGTGGTGAAGAGCGCGCTCGTCGGGCTCGCCGGAGACGATCCCGCGCTCGCCAAGATGCGGTGGCTCACCGCGCTCGGCATCGCCGTCGGCGCGCTCTTCGTCGACGCCCTCGCCCGGGGGCTCGCCGACGCGGTGGGGAAGGCGGTCGCGCGCTCGGACTGGCTGGCGAAGCGGCGCGAGCCGGTCGCAGAGGTCACGATACGCCTGCGCAAGGCGCTCCGCGTGGTCGTCCTCGGCGCCGCAGCGGTCCTCCTCGCCGAGAAGCTCGCGCTCGCGCCGGGGACCCAGCGCGCCGTGTTGCTCGCCAGCTACACGCTGGGCGCATTTTACATGAGCCGCCTCGCGACGGGGATCGGCTACCTCCTCCTCGACGTCATCTTCGACAACTCCACGAGGCTCGCCCGCCTCGAGAGCCCGCTCAGGTACCTCGGGAACCTGTCGCACCTGCTCGGGATCACGAAGCGCGTCGTCGATTATTGCGTGTACATCACGGCGGCGACGTGGGTCGCGGACGCGCTCACGCCCGACACGTGGCTCTCGCAGGCGGGGCGGGTCGGGCTCCGGATCATCGCGATCGTCTATGCGAGCCGGGTCCTCGTCGAGATCTGCGTGCTCCTCATCAACGACCTCTTCCTCGGGAAGGTGGCGGAGGAGAACCCCCAGACGCTCCAGCAACGAAAGACCCTGGTCCCCGTGGCCATGGGCTTCGTGCGGTACGCGATTTACTTCTCGGCTCTCGTGCTGGGGCTGCGCGAGGCTTCCATCGACCCCACGCCGCTGCTCGCCGGCGCCGGCGTCATCGGCGTGGCCATCGGCTTCGGCGCGCAGACGTTCGTGGGGGACATCGTGGCCGGCTTCTTCATCCTCTTCGAGAACCTGCTCCTCGTCGGGGATCTCGTGGAGATCGGCGGCATCCAGGGGCGCGTGGAGGAGATCGGCGTTCGTATCACGAAGATCCGCGACGAGATCGGCGTGCTCCATTCGATCCCGAACGGCGAGGTGCGCAAGGTCGCGAACCATTCGCGATCCTACGTGAACGCGGTGGTCGACGTGCACGTGCCTTACGAGGAGGACGTGCAGCGGGTGCGCGAGCTCCTCGCGAGGGTCGCCGAAAAGGAGGTCGAGCTGCAGACGGGCGCTCCGGGGCAGGTGGAAGTCGGCGTGGAGGAGCTCAACGAGGGATCGATCGTCCTGCGTATCAGCGCGCGCGTGCCGCCCGGCAAGAACAAGGAAGTGAACGATGCGCTGCGCGGCCGCGTCGTCGAGGAGCTTTGCAAAGCTCAGGTCAGCGCGCCGCGCCCGCGTCGAGCCGTCCTCATCGACAGCACGCTTTCCGTCAAGAACCCGCCCAGGCGAGAGATCGAGGAATCCGCGCCCGTCACGCCTTTCTCGCCCACGAGCGACGACTGA
- a CDS encoding family 2B encapsulin nanocompartment shell protein, whose amino-acid sequence MSITGNLGSIDQHQTSLATAAARQLATTTKSAPQMQGISSRWLVKLLPWVHVNGVYRVNRRLSYAVGDGRVTFTNTGAKIQVIPQELGELPLLRGYDDVEVLTALANRFVQREYKPGDVITERGKEADHISLIAHGKVNKIGAGKYGDETVLAVLADGDHYSYQALLETQDYWTFTAKAVTAVTVLTLQQSVFEELVAQHPSLKKHLDNFKALATKKQDNTGEAAIEIAAGHSGEPVLPGTFVDYETSPREYELSVAQTVLHIHTRVADLFNEPMNQTEQQLRLTIEALKETQEHELINNPEFGLLHNADLKQRIHTHSGPPTPDDMDELLATVWREPSFFLAPPRAIAAFGQECSRVGVYPQSIEVNGHRVPAWRGVPIFPCNKIPVSETRTTSILLVRAGEKNQGVIGLHHAGIPDEVEPSLNVRFMGINEKAIMSYLVSLYYSAAVLVPDALGVLESVEIGRAHE is encoded by the coding sequence ATGTCTATCACAGGTAATCTGGGTTCGATCGATCAGCACCAGACCAGCCTCGCGACGGCGGCCGCGCGGCAGCTCGCGACGACGACCAAGTCGGCGCCGCAGATGCAGGGCATCTCGTCGCGGTGGCTGGTCAAGCTCCTGCCGTGGGTGCACGTCAACGGCGTGTACCGCGTGAACCGCCGCCTGAGCTATGCGGTGGGCGACGGGCGGGTGACGTTCACGAACACCGGCGCGAAGATCCAGGTCATCCCGCAGGAGCTCGGCGAGCTGCCGCTCCTCCGCGGTTACGATGACGTCGAGGTCCTCACCGCGCTGGCGAACCGCTTCGTGCAGCGTGAATACAAGCCCGGCGACGTCATCACCGAGCGCGGCAAGGAGGCCGATCACATCAGCCTCATCGCGCACGGCAAGGTCAACAAGATCGGCGCGGGCAAGTACGGCGATGAGACGGTGCTCGCGGTCCTCGCCGACGGCGACCATTACAGCTACCAGGCGCTCCTGGAGACGCAGGATTACTGGACGTTCACGGCCAAGGCCGTCACGGCGGTCACGGTGCTGACGCTCCAGCAGAGCGTCTTCGAGGAGCTCGTCGCCCAGCACCCGTCGCTGAAGAAGCACCTCGACAACTTCAAGGCGCTCGCCACGAAGAAGCAGGACAACACGGGCGAGGCCGCGATCGAGATCGCGGCGGGCCACTCCGGCGAGCCCGTCCTCCCCGGCACGTTCGTCGATTACGAGACCTCGCCCCGCGAGTACGAGCTCAGCGTGGCGCAGACCGTGCTCCACATCCACACGCGCGTCGCGGATCTGTTCAACGAGCCGATGAACCAGACGGAGCAGCAGCTCCGCCTGACCATCGAGGCCCTGAAGGAGACCCAGGAGCACGAGCTCATCAACAACCCCGAGTTCGGTCTCCTGCACAACGCCGACCTGAAGCAGCGCATCCACACGCACAGCGGCCCCCCGACGCCGGACGACATGGACGAGCTCCTCGCCACGGTCTGGAGGGAGCCGTCGTTCTTCCTCGCGCCCCCGCGGGCCATTGCGGCGTTCGGCCAGGAGTGCAGCCGCGTCGGCGTCTATCCGCAGAGCATCGAGGTGAACGGCCATCGCGTCCCGGCGTGGCGCGGCGTGCCGATCTTCCCGTGCAACAAGATCCCGGTCTCGGAGACGCGGACGACCTCGATCCTGCTCGTGCGCGCGGGCGAGAAGAACCAGGGCGTCATCGGCCTGCACCACGCCGGCATTCCGGACGAGGTCGAGCCGAGCCTCAACGTGCGCTTCATGGGGATCAACGAGAAGGCCATCATGTCGTACCTCGTCAGCCTCTATTACTCGGCGGCCGTGCTGGTCCCCGACGCGCTCGGCGTCCTGGAGAGCGTCGAGATCGGACGCGCCCACGAGTGA
- a CDS encoding MFS transporter, which yields MTTAAPHQKTPFTPYQRRLFWFLSVASFFEGYDFLALTQILPNFGAQMGLAPRHEGLLVGVINSGTMIAYLLVRKADQWGRRRVLSVTIAGYTIFSVLTAFSPNVYVFAVLQLLARIFLLGEWAVSMVIAAEEYPSDRRGMVIGVIQAFSSLGSIVCAGVVPLLLATPYGWRSVYLVGGVPLLLIAVARRGLRETARFEQAAAERKGEGTPPFTRILRTPYRGRMLQLALIWGLTYVCTQNAVTFWKTFALRERGLSDGEVGGSITFAALVSMPLIFASGKLLDVVGRRKGAVIIYVLAAAGVLGAYSLGSRGGLTAALIFAIFGASGVLPVLNAYMTELFPTHLRSDAIAWSNNLLGRIGYMLSPIAVGFAAEEIGWGPAVSATALFPLVALALILWLLPETRGKELEETARI from the coding sequence ATGACGACAGCTGCCCCGCACCAGAAGACGCCGTTCACGCCGTACCAGCGGCGGCTGTTCTGGTTCCTTAGCGTGGCCTCGTTCTTCGAGGGCTACGACTTCCTGGCGCTCACGCAGATATTGCCCAACTTCGGCGCGCAGATGGGCCTCGCGCCCCGCCACGAGGGGCTCCTCGTCGGGGTCATCAACTCGGGGACGATGATCGCGTATCTCCTCGTGCGCAAGGCCGACCAGTGGGGGCGGCGGCGGGTGCTCTCGGTCACCATCGCGGGGTATACGATCTTCTCCGTGCTGACGGCGTTCTCGCCGAACGTCTATGTCTTCGCCGTCTTGCAGCTCCTCGCGCGCATCTTCCTCCTCGGCGAGTGGGCGGTCAGCATGGTGATTGCGGCCGAGGAGTACCCGAGCGATCGGCGCGGGATGGTGATCGGCGTCATCCAGGCGTTCTCGAGCCTGGGATCCATCGTGTGCGCGGGCGTCGTGCCGCTGCTCCTCGCGACGCCCTACGGGTGGCGCAGCGTGTACCTCGTCGGCGGCGTCCCGCTCTTGCTCATCGCGGTCGCGCGGCGTGGCCTGCGCGAGACGGCGCGGTTCGAGCAGGCGGCGGCCGAGCGAAAGGGGGAGGGGACGCCGCCGTTCACGCGCATCCTGCGCACGCCGTACCGCGGGCGGATGCTGCAGCTCGCCTTGATCTGGGGGCTCACGTACGTTTGCACCCAGAACGCGGTGACGTTCTGGAAGACGTTCGCGCTCCGGGAGCGCGGGCTCAGCGACGGCGAGGTGGGCGGCAGCATCACGTTCGCCGCGCTCGTCTCGATGCCGCTCATCTTCGCCTCGGGCAAGCTGCTCGACGTGGTGGGCCGCCGCAAGGGCGCGGTGATCATCTATGTGCTGGCGGCGGCCGGCGTGCTCGGCGCTTACTCGCTGGGCTCGCGGGGCGGGCTCACGGCCGCGCTGATCTTCGCCATCTTCGGCGCGAGCGGGGTGCTCCCCGTGCTGAACGCCTACATGACCGAGCTCTTCCCCACGCACCTCAGGAGCGACGCGATCGCCTGGTCGAACAACCTGCTCGGCCGGATCGGCTACATGCTCTCTCCGATCGCCGTCGGCTTCGCCGCGGAGGAAATCGGCTGGGGACCGGCGGTGTCCGCGACCGCGCTCTTCCCGCTGGTCGCGCTCGCGCTCATCCTGTGGCTCCTCCCGGAGACGCGCGGCAAGGAGCTCGAGGAGACGGCGCGGATATAG
- a CDS encoding styrene monooxygenase/indole monooxygenase family protein, translated as MPTIAIVGAGVAGLHLALHLQKEGLDVSLYEERTPDEIRTGRLPSTVGLSPPTRARQRALGVAHWEGPEHATRTIRIRVAAAPALDFVGRLADQALFIDMRVYLPQLLEDFVARGGRVVRASLDAAGVRGLAAGHDLVVVATGRAGLTELFSKVPERSPHAAPMRRLFAGIVRGLRMPPGPMEFMFQLSPGHGEIFENQYITLGGIAPSLLIEAIPGGALEPITRMRYEDDPARFDAALLDAVLAHAPLTAERVDRASFGLAGPRDYLTGAVTPVVRRAYAPLGGERFALALGDLHITYDPITGQGANMATLAASLAAEQIAGQAAAGAAFDEAFCADLEDRLWSALRPATEWTNAFLLPPPDHALALLAAAARSQPVADAFATNFSYPERQWAILSSPEATASFIASHA; from the coding sequence ATGCCCACCATTGCAATCGTCGGCGCCGGCGTGGCCGGCCTGCACCTCGCGCTGCACCTCCAGAAGGAGGGCCTCGACGTGAGCCTCTACGAGGAGCGCACGCCGGACGAGATCCGGACGGGGCGCCTGCCCAGCACCGTCGGGCTCTCCCCGCCGACGCGGGCGCGCCAGCGGGCGCTCGGCGTCGCGCACTGGGAGGGGCCCGAACATGCCACCAGGACCATCCGGATCCGCGTGGCGGCCGCGCCGGCGCTCGACTTCGTCGGTCGCCTCGCGGATCAAGCGCTCTTCATCGACATGCGCGTCTATCTGCCCCAGCTGCTCGAGGACTTCGTCGCGCGGGGCGGCCGCGTGGTGAGGGCCTCGCTCGACGCGGCCGGCGTCCGCGGCCTCGCCGCCGGACACGACCTCGTGGTCGTCGCCACGGGCCGGGCGGGCCTCACGGAGCTCTTCTCGAAGGTCCCCGAGCGAAGCCCGCACGCCGCGCCCATGCGGCGGCTCTTCGCGGGCATCGTCCGAGGGCTCCGCATGCCGCCCGGGCCGATGGAGTTCATGTTCCAGCTCTCCCCGGGGCACGGTGAGATCTTCGAGAACCAGTACATCACGCTCGGGGGGATCGCGCCCTCGCTGCTCATCGAGGCGATCCCCGGCGGCGCGCTCGAGCCGATCACGCGGATGCGCTATGAGGACGATCCGGCGCGCTTCGACGCGGCGCTGCTCGACGCGGTGCTCGCGCACGCGCCGCTCACGGCCGAGCGCGTCGATCGGGCGAGCTTCGGCCTGGCCGGCCCGCGCGACTACCTGACGGGCGCCGTGACCCCGGTGGTGCGGCGCGCGTACGCGCCCCTCGGCGGCGAGCGGTTCGCGCTCGCGCTGGGCGATCTCCACATCACTTACGATCCGATCACGGGCCAGGGCGCGAACATGGCCACGCTCGCGGCGTCGCTGGCCGCCGAGCAGATCGCCGGGCAGGCGGCCGCCGGCGCCGCGTTCGACGAGGCGTTCTGCGCGGACCTGGAGGATCGCCTCTGGAGCGCGCTCCGGCCGGCCACGGAGTGGACGAACGCCTTTCTCCTCCCGCCGCCGGACCACGCGCTGGCCCTCCTCGCCGCGGCCGCGCGCAGCCAGCCGGTGGCCGACGCGTTCGCCACGAACTTCTCGTACCCGGAGCGCCAGTGGGCGATCCTCTCGTCGCCCGAGGCGACGGCCAGCTTCATCGCGAGCCACGCCTGA
- a CDS encoding family 2 encapsulin nanocompartment cargo protein terpene cyclase, which yields MQPFTLPDFYMPHPARLNPHLEGARAHTKAWSYEMGILEENPQGKPIWTERDLDAHDYALLCAYTHPDAPAPELNLITDWYVWVFFFDDHFLEIYKRTKDMRGAKAYLDRLPLFMPVVPTGTPPEPTNVVERALADLWARTVPLTSVHWRERFLVATKNLMLECMWELANIQENRVANPVEYIEMRRKVGGAPWSAGLVEIAVGAEVPAAVAATRPLEVLRDTFSDGVHLRNDVFSYQREVEDEGENANCVLVLERFLGVPTQRAADLTNEILTSRLQQFENTALVEVPALCVEYGLTPAQALDVAKYAKGLQDWQSGGHEWHMRSSRYMNQNADKSASVPDLVGAPTGLGTSAFRLRLTPGALGLQRIKTLTHAPFQPVGRTPLPKIHMPFKLRLSPHLPAARRNTLEWARKFAMLDVVPGVFGSGIWDERSFIGFDFPICAAGIHPDASPHELDLSSAWLTWGTYGDDYFPRVFGATRDMAGAKRFIARLSMFMPLDCAGAPVPENPVESSLLDLWIRTASTMSMNSRQSLRRSVETMTGSWLWELLNQTQNRIPDPVDYVEMRRKTFGADLTMSLSKLTLGDVVPAELFRTRTMRGLDNTTADVGGWINDLYSYRKEIEFEGELNNLVLVAERFLECDAQRAKEVVNDLITARVLEFEHIVATELPRILDEFDLDKAAREAVLGYVEKQRAYMAGVLNWHVVTSRYVDAELERHPIERAIEGARGFGASAARISSLFGAGKAGAAAPAAKADLSMGTARSVPAKHGRP from the coding sequence ATGCAACCTTTCACGCTGCCCGACTTCTACATGCCGCATCCGGCGCGCCTCAATCCGCACCTCGAAGGGGCGCGCGCGCATACCAAGGCCTGGTCCTACGAGATGGGTATCCTGGAGGAGAACCCGCAGGGAAAACCCATCTGGACCGAGCGCGATCTCGACGCGCACGACTACGCGCTGCTCTGCGCGTACACCCACCCCGACGCGCCGGCGCCCGAGCTCAATCTGATCACGGATTGGTATGTCTGGGTGTTCTTCTTCGACGACCATTTCCTCGAGATTTACAAGCGCACCAAGGACATGCGCGGCGCGAAGGCGTACCTCGACCGCCTGCCGCTCTTCATGCCCGTCGTGCCCACGGGGACCCCGCCGGAGCCGACGAACGTGGTCGAGCGCGCGCTCGCGGACCTCTGGGCGCGGACCGTCCCGCTCACCTCGGTCCACTGGCGCGAGCGCTTCCTCGTGGCGACGAAGAACCTGATGCTCGAATGCATGTGGGAGCTCGCCAATATCCAGGAGAACCGCGTCGCGAACCCGGTCGAATACATCGAGATGCGCCGCAAGGTCGGCGGCGCGCCCTGGTCCGCGGGCCTCGTGGAGATCGCCGTGGGCGCCGAGGTCCCGGCCGCCGTCGCCGCGACGCGCCCCCTCGAGGTCCTGCGCGACACGTTCTCGGACGGCGTCCACCTGCGCAATGACGTGTTCTCGTACCAGCGCGAGGTCGAGGACGAAGGGGAGAACGCCAACTGCGTGCTCGTCCTCGAGCGTTTCCTCGGCGTCCCCACGCAAAGGGCGGCCGATCTGACGAACGAGATCCTGACGTCGCGGCTCCAGCAATTCGAGAACACGGCGCTCGTCGAGGTGCCGGCGCTCTGCGTGGAGTACGGGCTGACGCCGGCGCAGGCCCTCGACGTCGCCAAGTACGCGAAGGGGCTGCAGGATTGGCAGTCCGGCGGCCACGAGTGGCACATGCGGTCGAGCCGCTACATGAACCAAAACGCGGACAAATCCGCGAGCGTCCCCGATCTCGTCGGGGCGCCGACGGGGCTCGGCACCTCGGCGTTCCGGCTCAGGCTCACGCCCGGCGCCCTGGGTTTGCAGCGGATCAAGACCCTCACCCACGCCCCGTTTCAGCCTGTGGGCAGGACGCCGCTCCCGAAGATCCACATGCCGTTCAAGCTCCGCTTGAGCCCGCATCTGCCCGCGGCGCGCCGGAACACCCTCGAGTGGGCCCGCAAGTTCGCGATGCTCGACGTGGTGCCGGGCGTCTTCGGGTCCGGGATCTGGGACGAGCGCAGCTTCATCGGCTTCGATTTCCCCATCTGCGCTGCGGGCATTCACCCGGACGCGTCCCCGCACGAGCTCGACCTGAGCTCCGCCTGGCTGACGTGGGGAACGTACGGCGACGATTATTTCCCGCGCGTGTTCGGCGCGACGCGGGACATGGCGGGCGCGAAACGGTTCATCGCCCGGCTCTCGATGTTCATGCCCCTCGACTGCGCGGGCGCCCCGGTGCCCGAGAACCCGGTGGAGAGCAGCCTGCTGGATCTCTGGATCCGTACAGCCTCCACCATGTCGATGAATTCGCGGCAATCGCTCCGCCGCAGCGTCGAGACCATGACCGGGAGCTGGCTCTGGGAGCTCCTGAACCAGACCCAGAACCGGATCCCGGATCCGGTCGATTACGTCGAGATGCGCCGCAAGACGTTCGGCGCCGATCTCACGATGAGCCTGTCCAAGCTCACGCTGGGCGACGTGGTCCCGGCCGAGCTCTTCCGCACGCGGACGATGCGAGGGCTCGACAACACCACGGCCGACGTGGGCGGGTGGATCAACGATCTCTATTCGTACCGCAAGGAGATCGAGTTCGAGGGCGAGCTCAACAACCTCGTGCTGGTCGCCGAGCGGTTCCTCGAATGCGACGCGCAGCGCGCCAAGGAGGTCGTCAATGACCTGATCACGGCGCGCGTGCTGGAGTTCGAGCACATCGTCGCGACCGAGCTGCCCCGAATCCTCGACGAGTTCGACCTCGACAAGGCGGCGCGCGAGGCCGTGCTCGGATACGTCGAGAAGCAGCGAGCGTACATGGCTGGCGTCCTCAACTGGCACGTCGTGACGAGCCGGTACGTGGACGCGGAGCTCGAGCGCCACCCGATCGAACGGGCGATCGAGGGCGCGCGTGGGTTTGGCGCCTCTGCGGCGCGTATCAGCAGTCTCTTCGGCGCCGGAAAAGCCGGCGCCGCGGCTCCTGCTGCGAAGGCGGATCTTTCAATGGGTACGGCGCGGTCCGTGCCGGCGAAGCACGGGCGGCCCTAG
- a CDS encoding family 2B encapsulin nanocompartment shell protein, whose amino-acid sequence MANAEILGNGDEGERSSLGTLGARGLATTTKSHPQMQGITPRWLLHVLPWVEVTGGTYRVNRRLSYAVGDGRLSFSNVGANVQVIPQELGELPLLQGFSDDAVLDTLASRFTQREYKPGALIAERGRPAETIFLLAHGKAQKLGVGKYGADTILDVLADGDHFGDQSVIESNDVWTYSVRAVTPCIVLELPQRVFEDLISRSPALRAHVESLKERLKKPQDKLGQAAIALTAGHKGEHALPRTFVDYETAPREYELSVAQSILRLHTRVSDLFNDPMDQLQEQLRLTVQALRERQEHELINNRDFGLLHNADLKQRLHPRSGRPTPDDMDEILCRRRKSQFFLAHPRTIAAFHRECSRRGVYPTTVELSGMQVAAWRGVPILPCDKIPINEDKTSSILVMRTGQDHQGVIGLHRTGLPEEIEPGVSARRMETDGKAITSYLVSTYYSAAVLVPDALGVLENVQIGR is encoded by the coding sequence ATGGCAAACGCGGAAATACTTGGGAACGGGGACGAGGGTGAGCGTTCGAGCCTCGGGACGCTGGGGGCGCGAGGGCTCGCGACGACGACCAAATCGCACCCGCAAATGCAGGGGATCACGCCCAGGTGGCTCTTGCATGTATTGCCCTGGGTCGAGGTCACGGGCGGCACGTATCGCGTGAACCGCCGCCTGAGCTATGCCGTCGGCGACGGGCGGTTGAGCTTCAGCAACGTCGGGGCGAACGTGCAGGTGATCCCGCAGGAGCTCGGCGAATTGCCGCTCTTGCAAGGCTTCTCGGATGACGCCGTGCTCGACACCCTGGCGAGCCGGTTCACCCAGCGGGAGTACAAGCCCGGCGCGCTGATCGCCGAGCGCGGGAGACCAGCGGAGACGATCTTCCTGCTCGCGCACGGGAAGGCCCAGAAGCTCGGCGTGGGCAAGTACGGCGCCGACACGATCCTCGACGTCCTCGCGGATGGGGATCATTTCGGGGATCAGTCCGTCATCGAATCGAACGACGTATGGACCTATTCGGTCAGGGCCGTCACGCCGTGCATCGTGCTCGAGCTCCCGCAGCGCGTCTTCGAGGATTTGATCTCGCGATCGCCGGCGCTCCGCGCGCACGTCGAGTCGCTCAAGGAGCGGCTGAAGAAGCCGCAGGACAAGCTCGGACAGGCGGCGATCGCCCTCACCGCCGGTCACAAGGGCGAGCACGCGCTCCCGAGGACGTTCGTCGATTATGAGACCGCGCCGCGTGAATACGAGCTCAGCGTCGCGCAGTCGATCCTCCGGCTCCACACGCGCGTCTCGGATCTCTTCAATGATCCGATGGATCAGCTCCAGGAGCAGCTCCGCCTGACCGTCCAGGCCCTGCGCGAGCGGCAGGAGCACGAGCTCATCAACAACCGTGATTTCGGCCTCCTGCACAACGCCGACCTGAAGCAGCGCCTCCATCCCCGGAGCGGCCGCCCGACGCCCGACGACATGGACGAGATCCTCTGCCGGCGCCGCAAGTCGCAGTTTTTCCTGGCGCACCCGCGCACGATCGCCGCCTTCCACCGGGAGTGCAGTCGCCGCGGCGTCTACCCGACCACCGTCGAGCTCTCCGGCATGCAGGTCGCGGCGTGGCGCGGCGTCCCGATCCTGCCTTGCGACAAGATCCCCATCAACGAGGACAAGACGAGCTCCATCCTCGTCATGCGCACGGGGCAGGACCATCAGGGCGTCATCGGCCTCCACCGCACGGGCCTCCCCGAGGAGATCGAGCCCGGTGTCTCGGCCCGCAGGATGGAGACCGACGGAAAGGCCATTACCTCGTACCTTGTGAGCACCTATTACTCCGCCGCGGTGCTGGTGCCCGACGCCCTCGGCGTCCTTGAGAACGTCCAGATCGGGCGGTAG